A single genomic interval of Mauremys reevesii isolate NIE-2019 linkage group 24, ASM1616193v1, whole genome shotgun sequence harbors:
- the DEDD gene encoding death effector domain-containing protein isoform X3, with protein sequence MRDASLPRRLPSNRGVLQLEGLRWLFWYKDRRELTEPGCGLQCWEQPPNPLELGGTWWDWPSCRMDTLKRSRAQAWPEETGDREHGLYSLHRMFDIVGTHLTHRDVRVLSFLFVDVIDDYERGMIRSGRDFLLALERQGRCDETNFRQVLQLLRIITRHDLLPYVTLKRRRAVCPDLVDKYLEETSIRYVMPRAHSDAEHGLTHPHKSVPPHHPVVCRSSAGPPICTKRPGRGRALLSSQHKRRKSMTPDPKEKQTCASKRCRNALEQPDKIVLCFRSGVLAQPVTRHPPASPSRVLPARDGAPGQRLLQQAGSPGAAVRALQPGQHHLKIPGPGLYHL encoded by the exons ATGAGGGATGCGTCTCTGCCAAGAAGGCTTCCCAGTAACAGGGGTGTTCTCCAATTGGAAGGATTACGGTGGCTATTCTGGTACAAGGACAGGAGAGAACTGACAGAGCCAGGGTGTG GGTTGCAGTGCTGGGAACAGCCCCCCAATCCTCTGGAATTGGGTGGCACGTGGTGGGATTGGCCATCGTGCAGGATGGACACCTTGAAACGGAGTCGAGCGCAAGCCTGGCCGGAGGAGACGGGGGACAGGGAGCATGGACTCTATAGTTTGCACCGCATGTTTGACATTGTGGGCACTCACCTGACCCACCGGGACGTACGTGTGTTGTCCTTTCTCTTTGTGGATGTGATTGATGACTACGAGAGGGGGATGATCCGCAGCGGCCGGGACTTCCTGCTGGCACTAGAAAGGCAGGGCCGCTGTGATGAGACCAACTTCCGCCAGGTGCTGCAGCTGCTGAGGATTATCACGCGCCATGACCTGTTGCCCTATGTCACGCTGAAGAGGAGAAGGGCTG tGTGCCCAGACCTCGTGGACAAGTACCTAGAAGAGACGTCCATTCGTTACGTGATGCCCCGAGCTCACAGCGACGCAGAGCATGGTCTCACCCACCCCCACAAATCAG TGCCTCCCCATCACCCTGTGGTCTGCCGCTCCTCCGCTGGACCTCCGATCTGTACCAAGAGGCCTGGCCGTGGGAGAGCCCTCCTCAGTAGCCAGCATAAGAGGAGGAAGTCAATGACTCCGGATCCTAAAGAGAAACAGACTTGTG CATCCAAAAGATGCAGAAATGCATTAGAACAGCCTGACAAAATTGTGCTTTGCTTCAGATCCGGAGTTCTGGCTCAGCCTGTTACAAG ACATCCGCCTGCGAGTCCGAGCCGAGTACTGCCAGCACGAGACGGCGCTCCAGGGCAACGTCTTCTCCAACAAGCAGGATCCCCTGGAGCGGCAGTTCGAGCGCTTCAACCAGGCCAACACCATCTTAAAATCCCGGGACCTGGGCTCTATCATCTGTGA
- the DEDD gene encoding death effector domain-containing protein isoform X1: MRDASLPRRLPSNRGVLQLEGLRWLFWYKDRRELTEPGCGLQCWEQPPNPLELGGTWWDWPSCRMDTLKRSRAQAWPEETGDREHGLYSLHRMFDIVGTHLTHRDVRVLSFLFVDVIDDYERGMIRSGRDFLLALERQGRCDETNFRQVLQLLRIITRHDLLPYVTLKRRRAVCPDLVDKYLEETSIRYVMPRAHSDAEHGLTHPHKSVPPHHPVVCRSSAGPPICTKRPGRGRALLSSQHKRRKSMTPDPKEKQTCDIRLRVRAEYCQHETALQGNVFSNKQDPLERQFERFNQANTILKSRDLGSIICDIKFSELTYLDAFWRDYINGSLLEALKGVFITDSLKQAVGHEAIKLLVNVDEEDYEVGRQKLLRNLMLHTAP; encoded by the exons ATGAGGGATGCGTCTCTGCCAAGAAGGCTTCCCAGTAACAGGGGTGTTCTCCAATTGGAAGGATTACGGTGGCTATTCTGGTACAAGGACAGGAGAGAACTGACAGAGCCAGGGTGTG GGTTGCAGTGCTGGGAACAGCCCCCCAATCCTCTGGAATTGGGTGGCACGTGGTGGGATTGGCCATCGTGCAGGATGGACACCTTGAAACGGAGTCGAGCGCAAGCCTGGCCGGAGGAGACGGGGGACAGGGAGCATGGACTCTATAGTTTGCACCGCATGTTTGACATTGTGGGCACTCACCTGACCCACCGGGACGTACGTGTGTTGTCCTTTCTCTTTGTGGATGTGATTGATGACTACGAGAGGGGGATGATCCGCAGCGGCCGGGACTTCCTGCTGGCACTAGAAAGGCAGGGCCGCTGTGATGAGACCAACTTCCGCCAGGTGCTGCAGCTGCTGAGGATTATCACGCGCCATGACCTGTTGCCCTATGTCACGCTGAAGAGGAGAAGGGCTG tGTGCCCAGACCTCGTGGACAAGTACCTAGAAGAGACGTCCATTCGTTACGTGATGCCCCGAGCTCACAGCGACGCAGAGCATGGTCTCACCCACCCCCACAAATCAG TGCCTCCCCATCACCCTGTGGTCTGCCGCTCCTCCGCTGGACCTCCGATCTGTACCAAGAGGCCTGGCCGTGGGAGAGCCCTCCTCAGTAGCCAGCATAAGAGGAGGAAGTCAATGACTCCGGATCCTAAAGAGAAACAGACTTGTG ACATCCGCCTGCGAGTCCGAGCCGAGTACTGCCAGCACGAGACGGCGCTCCAGGGCAACGTCTTCTCCAACAAGCAGGATCCCCTGGAGCGGCAGTTCGAGCGCTTCAACCAGGCCAACACCATCTTAAAATCCCGGGACCTGGGCTCTATCATCTGTGACATAAAATTCTCAGAGCTCACCTACCTCGACGCCTTCTGGCGCGACTACATAAACGGCTCGTTGCTGGAGGCCCTCAAGGGCGTCTTCATCACGGACTCGCTCAAGCAAGCCGTGGGCCACGAGGCCATCAAGCTGCTGGTCAACGTGGACGAGGAGGATTATGAGGTTGGGCGCCAGAAACTCCTGCGGAACTTGATGCTGCACACGGCCCCTTGA
- the DEDD gene encoding death effector domain-containing protein isoform X2: MCPGLQCWEQPPNPLELGGTWWDWPSCRMDTLKRSRAQAWPEETGDREHGLYSLHRMFDIVGTHLTHRDVRVLSFLFVDVIDDYERGMIRSGRDFLLALERQGRCDETNFRQVLQLLRIITRHDLLPYVTLKRRRAVCPDLVDKYLEETSIRYVMPRAHSDAEHGLTHPHKSVPPHHPVVCRSSAGPPICTKRPGRGRALLSSQHKRRKSMTPDPKEKQTCDIRLRVRAEYCQHETALQGNVFSNKQDPLERQFERFNQANTILKSRDLGSIICDIKFSELTYLDAFWRDYINGSLLEALKGVFITDSLKQAVGHEAIKLLVNVDEEDYEVGRQKLLRNLMLHTAP; this comes from the exons ATGTGCCCAG GGTTGCAGTGCTGGGAACAGCCCCCCAATCCTCTGGAATTGGGTGGCACGTGGTGGGATTGGCCATCGTGCAGGATGGACACCTTGAAACGGAGTCGAGCGCAAGCCTGGCCGGAGGAGACGGGGGACAGGGAGCATGGACTCTATAGTTTGCACCGCATGTTTGACATTGTGGGCACTCACCTGACCCACCGGGACGTACGTGTGTTGTCCTTTCTCTTTGTGGATGTGATTGATGACTACGAGAGGGGGATGATCCGCAGCGGCCGGGACTTCCTGCTGGCACTAGAAAGGCAGGGCCGCTGTGATGAGACCAACTTCCGCCAGGTGCTGCAGCTGCTGAGGATTATCACGCGCCATGACCTGTTGCCCTATGTCACGCTGAAGAGGAGAAGGGCTG tGTGCCCAGACCTCGTGGACAAGTACCTAGAAGAGACGTCCATTCGTTACGTGATGCCCCGAGCTCACAGCGACGCAGAGCATGGTCTCACCCACCCCCACAAATCAG TGCCTCCCCATCACCCTGTGGTCTGCCGCTCCTCCGCTGGACCTCCGATCTGTACCAAGAGGCCTGGCCGTGGGAGAGCCCTCCTCAGTAGCCAGCATAAGAGGAGGAAGTCAATGACTCCGGATCCTAAAGAGAAACAGACTTGTG ACATCCGCCTGCGAGTCCGAGCCGAGTACTGCCAGCACGAGACGGCGCTCCAGGGCAACGTCTTCTCCAACAAGCAGGATCCCCTGGAGCGGCAGTTCGAGCGCTTCAACCAGGCCAACACCATCTTAAAATCCCGGGACCTGGGCTCTATCATCTGTGACATAAAATTCTCAGAGCTCACCTACCTCGACGCCTTCTGGCGCGACTACATAAACGGCTCGTTGCTGGAGGCCCTCAAGGGCGTCTTCATCACGGACTCGCTCAAGCAAGCCGTGGGCCACGAGGCCATCAAGCTGCTGGTCAACGTGGACGAGGAGGATTATGAGGTTGGGCGCCAGAAACTCCTGCGGAACTTGATGCTGCACACGGCCCCTTGA
- the DEDD gene encoding death effector domain-containing protein isoform X4, with protein sequence MDTLKRSRAQAWPEETGDREHGLYSLHRMFDIVGTHLTHRDVRVLSFLFVDVIDDYERGMIRSGRDFLLALERQGRCDETNFRQVLQLLRIITRHDLLPYVTLKRRRAVCPDLVDKYLEETSIRYVMPRAHSDAEHGLTHPHKSVPPHHPVVCRSSAGPPICTKRPGRGRALLSSQHKRRKSMTPDPKEKQTCDIRLRVRAEYCQHETALQGNVFSNKQDPLERQFERFNQANTILKSRDLGSIICDIKFSELTYLDAFWRDYINGSLLEALKGVFITDSLKQAVGHEAIKLLVNVDEEDYEVGRQKLLRNLMLHTAP encoded by the exons ATGGACACCTTGAAACGGAGTCGAGCGCAAGCCTGGCCGGAGGAGACGGGGGACAGGGAGCATGGACTCTATAGTTTGCACCGCATGTTTGACATTGTGGGCACTCACCTGACCCACCGGGACGTACGTGTGTTGTCCTTTCTCTTTGTGGATGTGATTGATGACTACGAGAGGGGGATGATCCGCAGCGGCCGGGACTTCCTGCTGGCACTAGAAAGGCAGGGCCGCTGTGATGAGACCAACTTCCGCCAGGTGCTGCAGCTGCTGAGGATTATCACGCGCCATGACCTGTTGCCCTATGTCACGCTGAAGAGGAGAAGGGCTG tGTGCCCAGACCTCGTGGACAAGTACCTAGAAGAGACGTCCATTCGTTACGTGATGCCCCGAGCTCACAGCGACGCAGAGCATGGTCTCACCCACCCCCACAAATCAG TGCCTCCCCATCACCCTGTGGTCTGCCGCTCCTCCGCTGGACCTCCGATCTGTACCAAGAGGCCTGGCCGTGGGAGAGCCCTCCTCAGTAGCCAGCATAAGAGGAGGAAGTCAATGACTCCGGATCCTAAAGAGAAACAGACTTGTG ACATCCGCCTGCGAGTCCGAGCCGAGTACTGCCAGCACGAGACGGCGCTCCAGGGCAACGTCTTCTCCAACAAGCAGGATCCCCTGGAGCGGCAGTTCGAGCGCTTCAACCAGGCCAACACCATCTTAAAATCCCGGGACCTGGGCTCTATCATCTGTGACATAAAATTCTCAGAGCTCACCTACCTCGACGCCTTCTGGCGCGACTACATAAACGGCTCGTTGCTGGAGGCCCTCAAGGGCGTCTTCATCACGGACTCGCTCAAGCAAGCCGTGGGCCACGAGGCCATCAAGCTGCTGGTCAACGTGGACGAGGAGGATTATGAGGTTGGGCGCCAGAAACTCCTGCGGAACTTGATGCTGCACACGGCCCCTTGA